A genome region from Littorina saxatilis isolate snail1 linkage group LG16, US_GU_Lsax_2.0, whole genome shotgun sequence includes the following:
- the LOC138949944 gene encoding ankyrin repeat domain-containing protein 17-like produces MPKEKKRGREDEETDIDLSQLERPGKAARRTSPCPDVLSTESLTVVDMAKPQTSPSAQWELKDTHKTTETKHTDRVGVHRPNTCDPPPGDVTPEPNTGPKSEDVTLTLHEACRQGLKVKVETILFTNHHNVNDKDEHGETALHIAAAQGDLDIVATLVSAGADVESQSGLTRTKLHQAGTGADLESQSGLTRTKLHQAGTGADLESQSGLTRTKLHQAGTGADLESQSGLTRTKLHQAGTGADLESQSGLTRTKLHQAGTGVTSFVFGRTDGAAVSEKQTPLHMATKDGHQNVAQYLIEQGAKVNARDSQGTAPLHSASSNNCFEIARILLRHESVVDIRNNNGETPLYAAAEQGHTAMVKLLLDHGAEKDCSARDGATPLFRAAKNGHTDIVKLLLQHGANTENSWCENSLSMTSLFAASASGHTDIVRHLLDHGAEINFIRENGVTPLFIAAQDGHTEIVRLLLEGGAKKDLTTKGGATPLHIAAKKGHTEIVRLLLEGDAKKDLTTNGGATPLLIAAGNGHTEIVRLLLEDGAEKDLMTSGETALYIAAQNGHTHIVKLFIEYGAEKDLPTEEGGTPLFIAAHNGHTEIVRLLLEYGAEKDLPIKTGETSLYIAALKGHTDIVKLFIEYGAEKDLPTEEGGTPLHIAAQQGHTEIVHLLLEYGAEKDSMKKSGATPLYIAAQEGHTEIVSLLLEYDAEKDLPIKTGETPLYITALKGHTEIVRLLLEYGAEKDLMTSGGTALNIAAQNGHTDIVKLFIEYGAEKDLTTIKGGTPLFIAAQNGHTEIVRLLLEYGAEKDLTTIKGETPLHIAALKGHTEIVRLLLEYGAKKDLTFKTGATPLYIAALKGHTEIVRLLLECGAEKELPTEEGGTPLYIASQRGHTEIVRLILEYGAKKDLPMKTGETPLYIAARDGHTEIVRLLLEYGAEKDLTTNIGATPLHIAAQQGHTEIVCFLLEHGAKKDLPIKLGATPLYIAALGGHTEIVRLLLEYGAEKDLPMKAGKTPLYIAALHGHTEIVCFLLEHGAKKDLTTKEGATPLHIAAEKGHTEIVRFLLEYGAEKDLMGKTRETPLFIAAQKGHTEIVRLLLEYGAEKDLMGKIRETPLFIAARKGHTEIVRLLLEYGAEKDSMKKSGVTPLYIAAQEGHTEIVRLLQECGAEKDLPTEEGGTPLYIAAQNGHTEIVRLLLEGCAEKDSMKKSGATPLYIAAQEGHTEIVRLLLECGAEKNCVREVATPLHLSALHFIFGRRVEVDIKRPKGWTPLHAAASRGHTDVVRVLLEHEADVDRQDGQLQTPLCRATCEGHVDLAKLLIFHGADVNIQDVWGNTPMDRARKGGHTDLFCLLKQVANQSRWENKDMAEKDDQTLLPGADDVLDTLPRDASPPAGELKATQKTTATKHTDRVGVHRPKTRDPPPGDVTPGQNTGPKSEDVTLTLHEACRQGIKVKVETILFTNHDVVNDKDEHGETALHIAAAQGDLDIVATLVSAGADLESQSGLTRTKLHQAGTGADLESQSGLTRTKLHQAGTGADLESQSGLTRTKLHQAGTGVTSFVFGPTGGAAVSEKQTPLHMATKHGHKNVAQYLIEQGAQVNARDSQGTAPLHLASSNNCFEIARILLRHESVVDIRNNNGETPLYAAAEQGHTAMVKLLLDHGAEKDCSARDGATPLFRAAQNGHTAIVKLLFQHGANTEIPWRENSLSRTPLFAASASGHTDIGRHLLDHSAEINFTREDDVTPLHVAARNGHTEIVRFLLEGGAKKDSMTKIGMTPLYVAAGGGHTDVVKLFIECGAEKDLPTEEGHTPLNVAAEKGHTEIVRLLLEGGAEKDLMTSGETALYMAAQNGHTDIVKLFIEYGAEKDLPTEEGGTPLFIAAQNGHTEIVRLLLEYGAKKDLTIKTGETPLHMAAQNGHTEIVRLLLEYGAEKDLPMKTGETPLYIAAFEGHTEIVRLLVEYGAEKDLTLKTGATPLYIAAQNGHTEIIRLLLEYGAEKDLTTNKGATPLYVAAFEGHTEIVRLLVEYGAEKDLTLKTGATPLYIAAQNGHTEIIRLLLEYGAEKDLTTNKGATPLHIAAQQGHTEIVCFLLEYGAEKDLPMKTGATPLYIAALEGHTEIVRLLLEHGAKKDLTTTIGATPLYIAAQKGHTEIVRLLLEYGAEKNFVREVATPLPLSALHFIFGRRVEVDTKRPKGWTPLHSAAGRGHTDVVRVLLEHEADVNRQNGLLQTPLCCSACEGHVDLAKLLIFHGADINIQDLWGNTPMDRARKGGHTDLFCLLKQVANQSRWEN; encoded by the exons GTGCTGACTTGGAGTCACAAAGCGGTCTGACGAGAACAAAGCTTCATCAAGCTGGGACAGGTGCTGACTTGGAGTCACAAAGCGGTCTGACGAGAACAAAGCTTCATCAAGCTGGGACAGGTGCTGACTTGGAGTCACAAAGCGGTCTGACGAGAACAAAGCTTCATCAAGCTGGGACAGGTGCTGACTTGGAGTCACAAAGCGGTCTGACGAGAACAAAGCTTCATCAAGCTGGGACAGGTGTGACAAGCTTTGTTTTTGGTCGCACTGACGGAGCTGCAGTGAGTGAGAAGCAGACACCTCTCCACATGGCCACCAAAGACGGGCATCAGAACGTTGCTCAGTATCTAATAGAACAAGGAGCGAAGGTCAACGCCCGGGATAGCCAAGGAACAGCGCCTCTGCATTCAGCCAGCTCGAACAACTGCTTTGAAATTGCTAGAATTCTTTTGCGACATGAGAGCGTGGTTGATATTCGAAACAACAACGGAGAAACTCCACTCTACGCTGCTGCTGAGCAAGGCCACACAGCCATGGTGAAGCTTCTTCTTGATCACGGGGCAGAGAAGGACTGCTCGGCACGAGATGGAGCAACACCACTGTTCAGGGCTGCCAAAAACGGCCACACAGACATCGTGAAGCTTCTTCTTCAGCATGGAGCCAACACTGAAAACTCGTGGTGTGAAAATTCCTTGTCCATGACATCGCTCTTTGCCGCGTCTGCATCCGGACACACAGACATCGTGAGACATCTGCTTGATCACGGTGCAGAGATAAACTTCATACGAGAAAATGGCGTGACTCCACTATTTATCGCTGCCCAAGATGGACATACGGAGATCGTCCGCCTTCTCCTTGAGGGTGGTGCAAAGAAAGACTTAACGACTAAAGGAGGAGCAACACCACTGCATATCGCTGCCAAAAAAGGACACACGGAGATCGTGCGCCTGCTCCTTGAGGGTGATGCAAAGAAAGACTTAACGACTAATGGAGGAGCGACACCGCTACTCATCGCTGCCGGAAATGGACACACGGAGATCGTCCGCCTTCTCCTTGAGGATGGTGCAGAGAAAGATTTGATGACGAGTGGAGAGACAGCACTATATATCGCTGCCCaaaatggacacacacacatcgtcaaACTCTTCATTGAGTACGGTGCAGAGAAAGACTTACCGACTGAAGAAGGAGGAACACCACTATTTATCGCTGCCCATAATGGACACACAGAGATCGTCCGCCTTCTCCTTGAGTACGGTGCTGAGAAAGATTTACCAATCAAAACAGGAGAGACATCACTATATATCGCTGCCCTAAAGGGACACACAGACATCGTCAAACTCTTCATTGAGTACGGTGCAGAGAAAGACTTACCGACTGAAGAAGGAGGAACACCACTACATATCGCTGCCCAACAGGGACACACAGAGATCGTCCACCTTCTCCTGGAGTACGGTGCAGAGAAAGACTCGATGAAGAAAAGTGGAGCAACACCACTATATATCGCTGCCCAAGAGGGACACACAGAGATCGTCAGCCTTCTTCTTGAGTACGATGCTGAGAAAGATTTACCAATCAAAACAGGAGAAACACCACTATATATCACTGCCCTAAAGGGACATACAGAGATCGTCCGCCTTCTTCTTGAGTACGGTGCTGAGAAAGACTTGATGACGAGTGGAGGGACAGCACTAAATATCGCTGCCCAAAATGGACACACAGACATCGTCAAACTCTTCATTGAGTACGGTGCAGAGAAAGACTTAACGACCATCAAAGGAGGAACACCACTATTTATCGCTGCCCAAAATGGACACACAGAGATCGTCCGCCTTCTTCTTGAGTACGGAGCAGAGAAAGACTTAACGACTATCAAAGGAGAAACACCACTACATATCGCTGCCCTAAAGGGACATACAGAGATCGTCCGCCTTCTTCTTGAGTACGGTGCAAAGAAAGACTTAACGTTCAAAACAGGAGCAACACCGCTGTATATCGCTGCCCTAAAGGGACACACAGAGATCGTCCGCCTTCTCCTGGAGTGCGGTGCAGAGAAAGAATTACCGACTGAAGAAGGAGGAACACCACTATATATCGCCTCCCAAAGGGGACACACAGAGATCGTCCGCCTTATTCTTGAGTACGGTGCAAAGAAAGACTTACCAATGAAAACAGGAGAGACACCACTATATATCGCTGCCCGAGATGGACACACAGAGATCGTCCGCCTTCTCCTTGAGTACGGTGCAGAGAAAGACTTAACAACTAACATAGGAGCGACACCACTACATATCGCTGCCCAACAGGGACACACGGAGATCGTCTGCTTTCTTCTTGAGCACGGTGCAAAGAAAGACTTACCGATCAAATTAGGAGCGACACCACTATATATCGCTGCCCTAGGGGGACACACAGAGATCGTCCGCCTTCTTCTTGAGTACGGTGCGGAGAAAGACTTACcaatgaaagcaggaaagacaCCACTATATATCGCTGCCCTACATGGACACACGGAGATCGTCTGCTTTCTTCTTGAGCACGGTGCAAAGAAAGACCTAACGACTAAAGAAGGAGCAACACCACTGCATATCGCTGCCGAAAAAGGACACACGGAGATAGTCCGCTTTCTCCTTGAGTACGGTGCAGAGAAAGACTTGATGGGGAAAACTAGAGAAACACCACTATTTATTGCTGCCCAAAAGGGACACACAGAGATCGTCCGCCTTCTCCTGGAGTACGGTGCAGAGAAAGACTTGATGgggaaaattagagaaacaccACTTTTTATTGCTGCCCGAAAGGGACACACAGAGATCGTCCGCCTTCTCCTGGAGTACGGTGCAGAGAAAGACTCGATGAAGAAAAGTGGAGTAACACCACTATATATCGCTGCCCAAGAGGGACACACAGAGATCGTTCGCCTTCTCCAGGAGTGCGGTGCAGAGAAAGACTTACCGACTGAAGAAGGAGGAACACCACTATATATCGCTGCCCAAAATGGACACACAGAGATCGTCCGCCTTCTCCTGGAGGGCTGTGCAGAGAAAGACTCGATGAAGAAAAGTGGAGCAACACCACTATATATCGCTGCCCAAGAGGGACACACAGAGATCGTCCGCCTTCTCCTGGAGTGTGGTGCAGAGAAAAACTGTGTCCGGGAAGTAGCAACACCCTTACATCTGTCTGCACTCCATTTTATCTTTGGTCGCCGAGTAGAGGTGGACATCAAACGACCAAAAGGATGGACACCGCTTCACGCGGCTGCCAGTCGTGGACACACTGATGTGGTCAGGGTCCTGTTAGAGCACGAGGCCGACGTGGACCGTCAGGATGGTCAGCTTCAAACACCGCTCTGCCGTGCCACGTGCGAAGGACACGTTGACCTGGCAAAGCTACTAATTTTCCATGGGGCCGATGTCAACATTCAGGACGTGTGGGGTAATACACCTATGGACAGGGCTAGAAAGGGAGGACACACCGACCTCTTCTGCCTTCTGAAGCAAGTAGCAAACCAAAGCAGGTGGGAAAAC AAAGACATGGCTGAAAAAGACGACCAGACTTTACTACCAGGAGCAGACGATGTCCTTGACACACTTCCACGTGATGCATCTCCTCCTGCTG GGGAGCTGAAAGCCACACAAAAGACAACTGCGACAAAACACACGGACAGGGTTGGTGTTCATCGACCTAAAACCCGCGACCCACCCCCTGGTGACGTCACACCAGGGCAAAACACAGGACCAAAGTCTGAAGACGTCACCCTGACGCTGCACGAGGCGTGTCGTCAAGGGAtaaaggtcaaggtcgagaCAATCCTGTTCACCAACCATGACGTAGTGAACGATAAAGACGAGCACGGTGAGACCGCTCTGCACATTGCCGCTGCTCAgggtgaccttgacattgtcgCGACGTTGGTGTCTGCAGGTGCTGACTTGGAGTCACAAAGCGGTCTGACGAGAACAAAGCTTCATCAAGCTGGGACAGGTGCTGACTTGGAGTCACAAAGCGGTCTGACGAGAACAAAGCTTCATCAAGCTGGGACAGGTGCTGACTTGGAGTCACAAAGCGGTCTGACGAGAACAAAGCTTCATCAAGCTGGGACAGGTGTGACAAGCTTTGTTTTTGGTCCCACTGGCGGAGCTGCAGTGAGTGAGAAGCAGACACCTCTCCACATGGCCACCAAACACGGGCATAAGAACGTTGCTCAGTATCTAATAGAACAAGGAGCGCAGGTCAACGCCCGGGATAGCCAAGGAACAGCGCCTCTGCATTTAGCCAGCTCGAACAACTGCTTCGAAATTGCTAGAATTCTTTTGCGACATGAGAGCGTGGTTGATATTCGCAACAACAACGGAGAAACTCCACTCTACGCTGCTGCTGAGCAAGGCCACACAGCCATGGTGAAGCTTCTTCTTGATCACGGGGCAGAGAAGGACTGCTCGGCACGAGATGGAGCAACACCACTGTTCAGGGCTGCCCAAAACGGCCACACAGCCATCGTGAAGCTTCTTTTTCAGCATGGAGCCAACACTGAAATCCCGTGGCGTGAAAATTCCTTGTCCAGGACACCGCTCTTTGCTGCGTCTGCATCCGGACACACTGACATCGGGAGACATCTGCTTGATCACAGTGCAGAGATAAACTTCACACGAGAAGATGACGTGACTCCACTACATGTCGCTGCCCGAAATGGACATACGGAGATCGTCCGCTTTCTCCTTGAGGGCGGTGCAAAGAAAGACTCGATGACGAAAATTGGAATGACACCACTTTATGTCGCTGCCGGAGGGGGACACACAGACGTCGTCAAACTCTTCATTGAGTGCGGTGCAGAAAAAGACTTACCGACTGAAGAAGGACACACACCGCTAAATGTCGCGGCCGAAAAAGGACACACGGAGATCGTGCGCCTTCTTCTGGAGGGCGGTGCAGAGAAAGACTTGATGACGAGTGGAGAGACAGCACTATATATGGCTGCCCAAAATGGACACACAGATATCGTCAAACTCTTCATTGAGTACGGTGCAGAAAAAGACTTACCGACTGAAGAAGGAGGAACACCGCTATTTATCGCTGCCCAAAATGGACACACAGAGATCGTCCGCCTTCTTCTGGAGTACGGTGCAAAGAAAGACTTAACAATCAAAACAGGAGAGACACCACTACATATGGCTGCCCAAAATGGACACACAGAGATCGTCCGCCTTCTTCTTGAGTACGGTGCGGAGAAAGACTTACCAATGAAAACAGGAGAGACACCACTATATATCGCTGCCTTTGAGGGACACACAGAGATCGTCCGCCTTCTTGTTGAGTACGGTGCAGAGAAAGACTTAACGCTCAAAACAGGAGCGACACCACTGTATATCGCTGCCCAAAATGGACACACAGAGATCATCCGCCTTCTTCTTGAGTACGGTGCAGAGAAAGACTTAACGACTAACAAAGGAGCGACACCACTATATGTCGCTGCCTTTGAGGGACACACAGAGATCGTCCGCCTTCTTGTTGAGTACGGTGCAGAGAAAGACTTAACGCTCAAAACAGGAGCGACACCACTGTATATCGCTGCCCAAAATGGACACACAGAGATCATCCGCCTTCTTCTTGAGTACGGTGCAGAGAAAGACTTAACGACTAACAAAGGAGCGACACCACTACATATCGCTGCCCAACAGGGACACACGGAGATCGTCTGCTTTCTTCTTGAGTACGGTGCGGAGAAAGACTTACCAATGAAAACAGGAGCGACACCACTATATATCGCTGCCCTAGAGGGACACACAGAGATCGTCCGCCTTCTTCTTGAGCACGGTGCAAAGAAAGACTTAACGACTACCATAGGAGCGACACCACTATATATCGCTGCCCAAAAGGGACACACGGAGATCGTCCGCCTTCTTCTTGAGTACGGTGCAGAGAAAAACTTTGTTCGGGAAGTAGCAACACCCTTACCTCTGTCTGCACTCCATTTTATCTTTGGTCGCCGAGTAGAGGTGGACACTAAACGACCAAAAGGATGGACACCGCTTCACTCGGCTGCCGGTCGTGGACACACTGATGTGGTCAGGGTCCTGTTAGAGCACGAGGCCGACGTGAACCGTCAGAATGGTCTGCTTCAAACACCGCTCTGCTGTTCCGCGTGCGAAGGACACGTTGACCTGGCAAAGCTACTAATTTTCCATGGGGCCGATATCAACATTCAGGACTTGTGGGGTAATACACCTATGGACAGGGCTAGAAAGGGAGGACACACCGACCTCTTCTGCCTTCTGAAGCAAGTAGCAAACCAAAGCAGGTGGGAAAACTAG